From a region of the Candidatus Zixiibacteriota bacterium genome:
- a CDS encoding radical SAM protein: MDQTECVGCPHECHADRSGIKPGVCGCDNRLRVASVCRHLGEEPVISGETGICNIFFGHCNLQCRFCQNYQISDNHRPLNSFDDSLNRVVNRIEAVLNEGARGVGFVSPSHCIPQMLDIIIELQRRNIYETCVFNSNGYDRPEVVALLEPIIPVWLPDFKYSDDHLSREYSNAPDYLRHAGAAIVQMYNQVGADIELDDEGKITRGLVIRHLVLPGQVENSLGVLRFIAEQLSPDVHISLMSQYHPTENVQCHPDLGRPLYEYEYEAVLDEFERLGFYRGWIQELSSSENYRPDFDRKDPFNE, from the coding sequence ATGGACCAGACCGAATGTGTCGGTTGTCCGCATGAATGCCATGCCGACCGCAGCGGGATAAAACCCGGGGTTTGTGGTTGCGATAATCGTTTGCGGGTAGCCTCGGTCTGCCGTCATCTGGGCGAAGAACCGGTTATCTCCGGTGAGACCGGTATCTGCAACATTTTTTTCGGGCACTGTAATCTGCAATGTCGATTCTGTCAAAATTACCAGATAAGCGACAATCATCGGCCTCTTAACTCGTTTGATGACTCCCTGAACCGGGTAGTTAACCGTATTGAAGCGGTCCTGAACGAGGGCGCACGCGGCGTCGGTTTTGTCTCTCCCTCACACTGCATTCCGCAGATGCTCGATATCATCATCGAACTGCAACGACGTAATATCTACGAGACCTGTGTATTTAACTCCAACGGCTACGACCGACCCGAAGTCGTAGCACTCCTGGAACCGATCATTCCGGTCTGGCTGCCTGACTTCAAATACAGTGACGACCACCTGTCCCGGGAATACTCAAACGCTCCCGACTATCTCAGGCATGCCGGCGCCGCGATCGTGCAGATGTACAACCAGGTCGGAGCGGATATCGAACTCGACGATGAGGGGAAAATCACCCGGGGGCTGGTCATTCGACACCTGGTCCTGCCCGGTCAGGTGGAAAACAGCCTCGGTGTCCTCAGATTCATCGCCGAACAACTTTCTCCCGACGTCCATATCTCATTGATGTCGCAATACCATCCGACTGAAAATGTACAATGTCATCCGGATCTTGGTCGTCCCTTGTACGAATATGAGTACGAGGCGGTATTGGATGAATTCGAACGTCTTGGATTTTATCGCGGCTGGATTCAGGAGTTATCCAGTTCGGAGAACTATCGACCCGATTTCGATCGTAAGGATCCTTTCAATGAATAG
- the rpoN gene encoding RNA polymerase factor sigma-54, whose product MKLGLQLKLKQTLAPQLIQSLKMLQMPVLKLEQTIRHELATNPLLEEVEEPEVEEREDEFDLTKEEPSSESESDVDWGELLDDEEGYKVREQREHPEDRFEGTAAQQENLYSHLLEQLSLLKLSEEECLIGEYVIGNISPEGYLTISVAEMASELEIEPEKVQAMVDQIQRFDPPGVGARDLRESLLIQLRDRDMTGTLAYRIVDEHLKDLDRKSILQVAKLMSVPVEKAQAAMNTIKGLSPTPAQGRFDSGAMPVVPDLIVERFGDDYEVMHNDSHVPRLRINSGYRSLMKRGNSSSKETKSYIKQKLEQARWLLNAINQRRSTMIRVMEAIIQRQHEFFEHGPAFLKPLIMEDVAQMVDMNVATVSRVSSGKYVQTPYGVHEIKYFFNSGIAREDGEEMSKRSVKQRIDEIIKAEPPDKPYSDQEIYRRLNDEGIQLARRTVTKYREELKLPPARLRKRVG is encoded by the coding sequence ATGAAACTCGGACTTCAGCTTAAACTCAAACAGACGCTTGCTCCGCAGTTGATTCAGTCCCTGAAGATGCTGCAGATGCCCGTGCTCAAGCTCGAACAGACTATCCGTCATGAACTCGCCACCAATCCCTTACTCGAAGAAGTCGAGGAGCCTGAGGTAGAGGAACGCGAGGATGAATTCGATCTGACCAAAGAAGAACCTTCGAGTGAAAGTGAGTCGGATGTTGATTGGGGTGAGTTGCTTGACGACGAAGAAGGTTACAAAGTCCGCGAGCAGCGCGAGCACCCTGAAGATCGATTCGAAGGAACAGCTGCTCAGCAGGAAAACCTCTATTCACATTTATTGGAGCAGCTTTCGTTGCTGAAATTGTCCGAGGAGGAATGCCTGATAGGCGAGTATGTCATCGGTAACATCTCTCCCGAAGGTTATCTGACGATATCGGTAGCTGAGATGGCCAGCGAACTGGAGATCGAACCTGAAAAGGTTCAAGCGATGGTAGACCAGATTCAGCGATTCGATCCGCCTGGTGTCGGAGCTCGTGATCTTAGGGAATCGCTCCTGATCCAACTGCGTGACCGCGATATGACCGGAACCTTAGCCTATCGCATTGTCGATGAGCATCTTAAAGACCTCGACCGGAAAAGCATTCTCCAGGTAGCCAAGCTTATGAGCGTACCGGTCGAGAAAGCTCAGGCGGCGATGAACACCATCAAGGGCTTGTCGCCGACTCCGGCTCAAGGACGATTCGACTCCGGTGCGATGCCGGTTGTTCCTGATCTGATAGTAGAACGGTTCGGCGATGATTACGAGGTTATGCACAATGACTCGCATGTCCCGCGGCTGCGGATCAATAGCGGTTATCGTTCACTGATGAAACGCGGCAACAGCTCTTCCAAAGAGACTAAGAGTTATATCAAGCAAAAGCTGGAGCAGGCGCGTTGGCTGCTGAATGCGATTAACCAGCGTCGTTCGACCATGATCCGGGTAATGGAGGCGATTATACAACGCCAGCATGAGTTTTTTGAACATGGCCCGGCTTTTCTTAAACCGTTGATAATGGAAGACGTAGCTCAGATGGTCGATATGAATGTGGCTACCGTCAGCCGTGTCTCCAGTGGAAAATACGTCCAGACGCCGTACGGCGTACACGAAATCAAGTATTTCTTCAACTCCGGTATTGCTCGAGAAGATGGTGAGGAAATGTCCAAACGATCCGTTAAGCAACGGATCGATGAGATCATCAAAGCCGAGCCGCCGGACAAGCCTTATTCCGACCAGGAGATATATCGTCGACTCAACGACGAGGGAATCCAGTTGGCTCGAAGAACCGTCACCAAGTATCGCGAGGAGTTAAAGCTGCCTCCGGCGAGACTTCGTAAACGAGTCGGTTGA
- a CDS encoding M15 family metallopeptidase, whose product MNRLTLPFTYLVLAIVTLIIASTVTAQCPETIILNSTSYAVPEQWRDICIDSTRLADTSRLVKLPEKFCFQGYRIFVTPETRRAFEAMADAARKDSVIFTVKSGYRSSSYQKTLLRKRMDKGMSFAEACRYVAPPGFSEHETGAALDLTVTKGTFAGSTAYRWLKENGARFGFVETYPDDSLAQLPWEPWHWCYNPEEATEHAGASSVSASSPN is encoded by the coding sequence ATGAATAGACTTACTCTGCCGTTTACGTATCTGGTACTTGCTATCGTAACCCTTATAATTGCTTCGACGGTGACCGCTCAATGTCCTGAAACAATAATCCTCAATTCCACCAGCTATGCCGTTCCGGAGCAATGGAGAGATATCTGCATCGATTCAACTCGTTTGGCCGATACTTCACGGCTGGTTAAACTTCCGGAAAAGTTCTGCTTCCAGGGATACCGGATTTTCGTAACACCTGAGACACGTCGGGCGTTCGAGGCCATGGCCGATGCGGCGAGAAAGGACAGCGTGATCTTCACGGTCAAATCGGGCTATCGCTCCTCTTCATACCAGAAAACGCTTCTGCGTAAACGCATGGATAAAGGCATGTCGTTTGCCGAGGCTTGCCGCTATGTGGCCCCTCCCGGTTTTTCAGAACATGAAACCGGCGCGGCGCTTGATCTGACCGTCACCAAAGGCACTTTTGCCGGATCGACGGCTTATCGCTGGCTGAAAGAAAACGGAGCACGTTTCGGATTTGTCGAGACGTATCCCGACGACTCCCTCGCTCAACTCCCCTGGGAACCCTGGCATTGGTGTTATAATCCGGAAGAGGCGACAGAACACGCGGGAGCGTCCTCGGTCAGCGCATCTTCCCCAAATTGA
- the gyrA gene encoding DNA gyrase subunit A: MPLEREKIEPIYLEDEMKSSYLDYSMSVITNRALPDIRDGLKPSNRRILVAMNDLNLIPGKAHRKCAKIAGDTSGNYHPHGEQVVYPTLVRMAQDFNMRYPLVDGQGNFGSVDGDGAAAMRYTEARMTPLAVEMLADLDKETVNFVDNYDATRQEPVVLPGKFPNLICNGTTGIAVGMATSIPPHNLTEVAQAIEAVIDDPDLSNEELMELVPGPDFPTGGIINGREGIREAFTTGKGRLLVRARAAIERLKSGKEMIVVTEIPYQVNKANLLEKIADLVRDKAIEGIADLRDESDRDGMRIVIELKRDQQADIVLNQLYKHTTMQVTYSVIMLGLDHGVPKTLSLKQLIQAFIDHRHEVVVRRTKYDLRKAEERAHILEGYRIALDNIDEIIALIKASKDTPTARAGLMKKFKLSEIQATAILEMRLQRLTGLERKKIEDEYRELIKRISQLKAILESKALRMKIIKDETSDLAKRFGDDRRTEIQDTADELTVEDLIAEEEMAITISHLGYIKRLSVSSYRRQNRGGKGVIGIETKEDDFAEHLFIASTHDYILFFSDRGRCYWVKVHTIPVGGKLAKGKPIVNMCQLEKGEKISAFCRVRQFVSDQYVVMTTRNGVIKKTPLDAFSNPRVTGVNAMNLPVDDELIEVALSDGTNDVILATRKGMAIRFPETAVRPMGRTAYGVKGINLGKGDYSIGMVVAKRDSSLLVVTENGYGKRTNINDYRITNRGGKGVINVKTSERNGEVVAVKEVLDNDELILITRHGIANRQAVKDIKVIGRNTQGVRLITLKGDDLVTDVAHLAKDE; encoded by the coding sequence ATGCCGCTTGAGCGTGAGAAGATAGAGCCCATATACCTCGAAGACGAAATGAAATCGTCTTATCTGGATTATTCGATGTCGGTCATCACCAATCGGGCCTTACCGGATATCCGTGATGGTCTTAAACCGTCCAATCGACGCATCCTGGTGGCGATGAACGACCTCAACCTTATTCCCGGCAAGGCACACCGCAAATGCGCCAAAATTGCCGGCGACACCTCGGGCAATTATCACCCTCACGGCGAGCAAGTAGTCTACCCGACACTGGTCCGAATGGCTCAGGATTTCAACATGCGCTACCCGCTGGTCGACGGTCAGGGGAACTTCGGCTCAGTCGACGGCGACGGCGCCGCGGCCATGCGATACACCGAAGCTCGCATGACTCCGCTGGCAGTAGAGATGCTGGCCGACCTTGACAAGGAAACGGTCAATTTCGTTGACAATTATGATGCCACCCGCCAGGAGCCGGTAGTTCTCCCGGGGAAATTCCCGAACTTGATTTGTAACGGCACAACCGGTATCGCGGTCGGTATGGCGACCTCGATCCCGCCGCACAACCTCACCGAGGTGGCCCAGGCCATTGAAGCGGTGATCGATGATCCCGACCTCAGCAACGAGGAACTGATGGAGCTGGTGCCGGGTCCCGACTTCCCGACCGGCGGTATTATCAACGGCCGTGAGGGCATCCGTGAGGCTTTCACTACCGGCAAAGGTCGTTTGCTGGTTCGCGCTCGCGCCGCCATCGAACGCCTTAAAAGCGGCAAAGAAATGATTGTCGTCACCGAGATCCCATATCAGGTCAACAAAGCCAATCTGCTCGAAAAAATAGCCGATCTCGTGAGAGACAAAGCGATTGAAGGTATCGCTGATCTGCGGGATGAATCCGATCGCGACGGCATGCGGATCGTCATCGAACTCAAGCGCGACCAGCAGGCCGATATCGTTCTCAACCAGCTCTACAAACACACCACCATGCAGGTGACATATTCGGTCATCATGCTCGGTCTGGACCACGGCGTACCGAAAACTCTCTCACTCAAGCAACTCATTCAGGCCTTCATCGACCACCGCCATGAAGTGGTCGTGCGCCGCACCAAATATGACCTGCGCAAAGCCGAAGAACGCGCTCATATCCTTGAAGGATATCGCATCGCTCTCGACAACATCGACGAGATCATCGCCCTGATTAAAGCATCCAAGGATACTCCCACGGCCAGGGCCGGCTTGATGAAAAAATTCAAGCTGAGCGAGATTCAGGCCACGGCCATCCTCGAAATGCGCCTGCAGCGTCTGACCGGCCTCGAACGCAAAAAAATCGAGGACGAATACCGCGAGCTGATCAAGCGAATCTCGCAGCTCAAGGCGATTCTCGAATCCAAGGCCCTCAGGATGAAGATCATCAAGGATGAAACCAGTGACCTGGCCAAACGTTTCGGCGACGATCGCCGCACCGAGATTCAGGACACGGCCGACGAGCTGACCGTCGAGGACCTGATCGCCGAAGAAGAAATGGCCATCACGATCTCACACCTCGGCTATATCAAGCGACTGAGCGTCTCTTCCTACCGTCGTCAGAACCGAGGCGGCAAGGGAGTGATCGGTATCGAAACCAAGGAAGACGATTTCGCCGAGCACCTCTTTATCGCTTCCACTCATGACTATATCCTGTTCTTCTCCGACCGCGGTCGCTGTTACTGGGTGAAAGTTCATACTATCCCGGTCGGCGGCAAACTGGCCAAGGGCAAACCGATCGTCAATATGTGTCAGCTTGAAAAAGGCGAGAAGATTTCGGCTTTCTGTCGCGTCCGGCAGTTCGTTTCGGATCAATACGTGGTGATGACCACCCGTAACGGCGTTATCAAAAAGACTCCGCTGGATGCTTTCTCCAACCCCCGTGTGACCGGCGTCAATGCCATGAATTTGCCGGTCGATGATGAGTTGATCGAGGTCGCCCTGTCCGACGGCACCAATGATGTCATCCTCGCTACCCGCAAAGGCATGGCGATTCGTTTTCCGGAAACGGCCGTTCGTCCGATGGGCCGCACCGCCTACGGCGTCAAAGGCATCAACCTCGGTAAAGGAGACTATTCCATCGGCATGGTAGTCGCCAAACGCGACTCATCGTTGCTGGTCGTGACCGAGAACGGCTACGGCAAACGGACCAACATCAACGATTACCGCATCACCAATCGCGGCGGCAAGGGTGTGATCAACGTGAAGACCTCCGAGCGTAACGGCGAGGTAGTCGCGGTGAAGGAAGTTCTCGACAACGATGAGTTGATCCTGATCACCCGGCACGGGATCGCCAATCGCCAGGCGGTTAAAGACATCAAGGTTATCGGGCGGAACACCCAGGGCGTAAGATTGATTACGCTCAAGGGGGACGACCTGGTTACAGATGTCGCCCATCTGGCCAAGGATGAGTGA
- a CDS encoding carboxypeptidase-like regulatory domain-containing protein, with translation MRLWLIRIVLLAAGLLVVMKTSAGTGDMTGRVVDRDGRPLVSASVVLLQDGVIAGGQATDTAGCFSLNVPAESSELTLVVSAVGYRTERLSVKSGDFVDSITVKLENVTYQVESIKVAVAAGEESSEISMSSDEVDHRAVQSPIPSNLTSAIVAPSVARAGSAHSSKLRIHGTSPDYFINGVNVGRDPNHFGTFSIIPASVVDDIILQPRGTGAEFGLPAAVSLSTPESFAQPLTGSYSLSLIETNGSLAIGNERFFALGSLRKSVLDKLVHYLDLRSDRRTIPPTNFQDIFISTGWRPSDRTRLVVDQYHVRDYLSFELDGSTRNSDGVTVAQHAGEHLVSARFEYLGNRIMHRLSAAVRDGVEKYHADPVTRGTAASISDFSLRLEENTTLAQIDYQGSLINENDTWVVGVQTNHTLRRDYQMKQANWNFTPPDAVSDVPFVYQEELNSLYAKAEGSITGHDVAVYLSRKHEGERFSHEVGGRLERFDNLSDGIAATFRARFSYKTGEQSKLELFAGTFAASPIDRILQPYQVLVRDQLSRLTPVYSRLASAQFSYRSVKLGLFAKAINGLPVVGPDFSAVDEAGVAGEGFIRVTSSGQARFVGADVTYERNGLVGGKLDIYAFYNYVHAVQRTDGIETPYDLSAPHRLVIQTDYSFSKRLQAGINLAVRSGNAYTSYTVANYTTDADRYSDDYYRNYLSEENGERFPVNVSLDLHLSYSFGGSQLFFNVANATNHANAIVNAADGYVYDSGILPSIGYRLEF, from the coding sequence ATGAGACTCTGGCTAATCAGGATTGTTTTGCTTGCTGCGGGATTGCTGGTGGTTATGAAGACCTCGGCCGGTACCGGCGATATGACCGGCAGGGTTGTTGACCGGGATGGTCGGCCTTTGGTCAGTGCATCAGTGGTGTTGTTGCAAGATGGTGTGATAGCCGGGGGACAGGCGACTGATACGGCAGGTTGCTTCAGTCTGAATGTCCCGGCTGAAAGCAGTGAGTTGACGCTAGTGGTATCGGCGGTAGGTTACCGGACCGAGCGGTTATCGGTGAAATCCGGAGATTTTGTCGACAGCATTACCGTCAAATTGGAAAATGTGACATATCAGGTGGAATCGATTAAGGTAGCCGTTGCTGCCGGTGAGGAATCATCGGAAATATCGATGTCTTCCGATGAAGTCGACCATCGCGCGGTGCAATCACCAATTCCCTCCAATCTCACCAGTGCCATTGTCGCTCCTTCGGTGGCGCGGGCCGGTTCGGCGCATTCTTCCAAACTTCGTATTCACGGCACCAGCCCTGATTATTTCATCAATGGTGTCAATGTCGGACGCGATCCGAATCATTTCGGCACTTTCTCCATCATCCCGGCTTCGGTCGTCGATGATATTATTCTCCAGCCGAGAGGCACCGGAGCGGAGTTCGGTCTTCCTGCGGCCGTTTCGCTCAGCACCCCGGAGTCTTTTGCGCAACCCTTAACCGGCAGTTACAGCCTTTCATTGATAGAGACCAACGGTTCGCTGGCGATAGGAAACGAGCGATTTTTCGCTTTGGGCTCGTTACGCAAATCGGTTTTAGACAAGCTGGTGCATTATCTCGATCTGCGTTCCGACCGCCGCACGATACCTCCCACCAATTTCCAGGATATTTTCATTTCCACCGGCTGGCGTCCCTCGGACCGTACCCGCCTGGTTGTCGATCAGTACCATGTGCGGGATTATCTGTCGTTCGAACTGGATGGCTCTACCCGGAACAGCGACGGGGTCACGGTCGCGCAGCATGCCGGGGAACATCTCGTTTCGGCTCGATTCGAATATCTCGGAAACCGGATAATGCACCGTCTGTCGGCGGCAGTGCGCGATGGTGTCGAGAAATATCATGCCGATCCGGTCACCCGCGGAACGGCTGCTTCGATCAGCGATTTTTCGTTGCGACTGGAAGAAAATACTACCCTCGCTCAGATTGATTATCAGGGAAGTCTGATTAACGAAAACGATACCTGGGTAGTCGGTGTACAGACAAACCATACGCTGCGACGTGATTACCAAATGAAACAAGCTAATTGGAATTTCACTCCGCCGGATGCCGTCAGCGATGTACCGTTCGTGTATCAGGAGGAGTTGAACAGCCTCTATGCGAAAGCCGAAGGCTCGATAACCGGGCATGATGTCGCGGTATATCTCAGCCGGAAACACGAGGGCGAACGGTTCAGTCATGAAGTCGGCGGGAGGCTGGAACGGTTCGATAATCTGTCTGATGGTATTGCTGCCACATTCAGGGCTCGTTTCAGCTATAAGACGGGGGAGCAGAGCAAGCTGGAATTGTTCGCGGGGACATTCGCCGCGAGTCCGATAGATCGTATCCTACAGCCGTATCAGGTGTTGGTTCGTGATCAGTTGTCCCGTTTGACGCCGGTGTATAGTCGTTTAGCGTCGGCTCAGTTCAGCTATCGTTCAGTGAAGCTGGGTTTGTTTGCCAAAGCTATTAACGGACTGCCGGTGGTGGGACCGGATTTTTCCGCGGTGGATGAGGCCGGTGTTGCGGGTGAAGGATTCATTCGGGTAACTTCATCGGGACAGGCGCGTTTTGTCGGAGCCGATGTGACTTACGAGAGGAACGGTCTGGTCGGCGGCAAACTGGATATCTATGCGTTTTATAACTACGTTCATGCCGTACAGCGAACGGATGGTATCGAAACGCCCTACGATTTGTCAGCTCCACACCGGTTGGTAATTCAGACCGATTACAGTTTCAGCAAACGACTTCAGGCGGGGATCAACCTGGCAGTACGATCCGGTAACGCCTACACGTCATATACGGTTGCGAATTATACGACTGATGCGGATCGATATAGTGATGATTACTACCGCAATTACCTGTCCGAAGAGAACGGCGAACGATTCCCGGTCAACGTCAGTCTCGACCTGCACCTTTCATACAGCTTCGGCGGTTCACAGCTTTTCTTCAACGTGGCCAACGCCACCAATCATGCCAATGCCATCGTCAATGCCGCCGACGGCTATGTGTACGACAGCGGCATTCTCCCCAGTATCGGTTATCGACTCGAGTTTTAA
- the lptB gene encoding LPS export ABC transporter ATP-binding protein, protein MDILSSDALCKFYHRRPVVNGVSIQVKPGEVVGLLGPNGAGKTTTFYMIIGFIKPDKGRVFLGKKAITRLPMYKRVGLGIGYLAQEASVFRKMTVEDNIKAILQFRRMSRKARKARLEELLNELDIAHLRKSKAYTLSGGERRRVEITRALVNEPKYILLDEPFAGIDPIAVEDIQKIISRLVEKGLGVLITDHNVRETLSICNRAYIMCDGTILKDGTSDFLANDPEARKIYLGEKFRLN, encoded by the coding sequence ATGGACATATTATCGTCAGACGCCCTATGTAAGTTTTACCACCGCCGTCCGGTGGTAAACGGTGTTTCCATTCAGGTAAAACCGGGTGAAGTGGTTGGTCTCCTGGGCCCCAACGGCGCCGGAAAAACCACCACATTCTACATGATTATCGGCTTCATCAAGCCGGATAAGGGACGGGTATTTCTAGGCAAAAAAGCAATTACCCGACTCCCGATGTACAAACGGGTTGGTCTTGGGATCGGCTATCTGGCGCAGGAGGCTTCGGTTTTTCGCAAAATGACGGTTGAGGACAATATCAAGGCTATTTTACAATTCCGCCGTATGTCTCGCAAAGCCCGCAAGGCTCGTCTCGAAGAACTCCTGAATGAGTTGGATATTGCGCACTTGCGCAAAAGCAAAGCTTACACTCTTTCGGGAGGCGAGCGTCGCCGGGTTGAGATCACCCGGGCTCTGGTTAATGAGCCGAAATATATTCTTCTGGATGAGCCTTTTGCCGGGATTGACCCGATCGCAGTTGAAGATATTCAGAAAATTATCAGTCGCCTGGTAGAGAAGGGGCTTGGGGTTTTAATCACCGACCATAACGTCCGTGAAACACTCAGTATTTGTAATCGGGCGTACATTATGTGTGACGGAACGATTCTGAAAGATGGGACTTCCGATTTCCTGGCCAACGATCCGGAAGCGAGAAAAATCTATTTAGGAGAGAAATTCCGGCTTAACTAA
- the raiA gene encoding ribosome-associated translation inhibitor RaiA, translated as MQTIITARHFDLTDEMKAHAEGEIEGLTRYFDNIISAELILDKERHRRTAELRVKVYKDTLTGTGDTDDLYNSIGVAVDKVKAQLKKYKGKLKERRPEEIVETKDALTKPSTDPDSVDL; from the coding sequence ATGCAGACTATTATAACTGCTCGCCATTTTGATCTCACCGATGAGATGAAAGCCCATGCGGAGGGGGAGATTGAGGGTTTGACCCGCTATTTCGACAATATCATCTCCGCAGAGTTAATTCTCGACAAAGAACGACATCGACGCACCGCAGAACTGCGGGTTAAGGTTTACAAGGATACACTTACCGGCACCGGGGATACCGATGATTTGTACAACTCAATCGGAGTAGCTGTCGACAAGGTTAAAGCACAACTCAAGAAGTACAAGGGGAAACTCAAGGAACGGCGACCTGAGGAAATAGTGGAGACCAAGGACGCTCTGACCAAGCCTTCCACCGATCCTGATTCGGTCGATTTGTAA